Genomic window (Polaribacter batillariae):
ATGCTGCAAATGCATTAGAAAAAGAATTAAAATCTTATGGAGTTTCCGCAAAAGGATACCAATCGAATGCAGCAGATTTCGATGCCGCTCAAGAATTGGCAAAAGAAGTGCAACAAGAGTTTGGTACTATCGATATTTTAGTAAATAACGCAGGTATTACAAAAGATAACTTGTTAATGCGTATTTCTGAAGACGATTTCGATAAAGTAATTCAGGTAAATTTAAAATCTGTTTTTAACCTAACAAAAGCAGTTATTCGCCCAATGATGAAACAAAGAAGTGGTTCCATTATTCACATGAGTTCTATTGTAGGTTTAAACGGAAATGCTGGTCAGGCTAATTACGCAGCTTCTAAAGCTGGTATTATTGGTTTTTCTAAATCTGTAGCATTAGAATTAGGTTCTAGAAACATTAGAAGTAATGTAATTGCTCCAGGTTTTATCGAAACAGAAATGACAGATAAATTAGATGAAAAAGTAGTGCAAGGTTGGCGAGATGCAATTCCTTTAAAAAGAGGAGGACAACCAATAGACGTCGCAAATGCATGTGTGTTTTTAGCCTCTAACATGAGTACGTATATTACAGGACAAACGTTATCTGTAGATGGAGGAATGTAAAAAGAACGAAGAGTTTTTGTTCTATTATTTAAATGATACCCGTTATTGTTTGAAATTACTGGAAAAGAAATGGATGGTTTTTTCCTTTATATAAAGAAGAAAACAAAGCATAGCCATAGCTACGGTTTTTTATTCTGAAATAGAAAGGAAAAAAAGGCGATTTATTATAGGATTTTCAAATGGTATTACATACAAGAAGCTGTCTCGAAAGTATTAAAATTTGTCTTTTCGACTGTAATAGAGAAATCTTATTTATTGAATTTCGGTATTTTTAGATTTTACAACTTTACTCAAAACGACAGTTAAATTTACTTTTGTGACAGCTTCTTTTCTTTTTTTTAGTAGTTCTTTATATCTTTCCACATAAATAAAAATCAATTGCAAACAACAACTATTTTATACATTTTTATTGCTTTATTGTTCGCTATTTCCATAGCTTTTTTTCAATATTATTACAACGTAAAAAATAAGAGAAAAGTTACAATTTTATTATTTGCTCTAAAATCATTAAGTATTTTTTTGATTTTATTGCTACTAATAAACCCTACAATAAAAAAAACAACTTTAGTAAACACAAAACCAACTTTGGCTGTTTTGGTAGATAATTCTAAATCAGTTACTTTTTTTAAAGAAGTTAAAAATGTAAAAGAAATACTAAATACAATTGCAAAAAACAAAGAATTAAATTCAAAATTTACAATCGAAACATTTTCTTTTGGAGAAAACATACAAGTTTTAGACTCACTTTCATTCGATAATAACAATACCAATATTTACGAAGCAATTGCCTCTATAAATGAATTAAATAAAGGTAAAAATGCGCCAATTTTAA
Coding sequences:
- the fabG gene encoding 3-oxoacyl-[acyl-carrier-protein] reductase, whose amino-acid sequence is MKILENKSAIITGATRGIGRSIAVEFAKQGANVAFTYNASVDAANALEKELKSYGVSAKGYQSNAADFDAAQELAKEVQQEFGTIDILVNNAGITKDNLLMRISEDDFDKVIQVNLKSVFNLTKAVIRPMMKQRSGSIIHMSSIVGLNGNAGQANYAASKAGIIGFSKSVALELGSRNIRSNVIAPGFIETEMTDKLDEKVVQGWRDAIPLKRGGQPIDVANACVFLASNMSTYITGQTLSVDGGM